From Theileria orientalis strain Shintoku DNA, chromosome 4, complete genome, the proteins below share one genomic window:
- a CDS encoding endopeptidase ATP-binding subunit has translation MKPMYSVINILLIFQINIFVSVYRINCFKNFNGRSKISEQFGFCKSSISQSSTNSFHSHPYRDSRLYLDFHNFSDNAIKVLMLSLEEARQSKHPNVESSHIFQGLVCLSQGLAFKVLKEFGVTANSAREATMSTFPIDESKRQRGIPTFSPSAKTALEHSSSEAERLGNSTIETEHLLLGVLNDKSGEMATFYKHLKLDVPLVIDTTIRTINKIKELNEASVLNNSADEHTPNYVYLSPSLKHDESSNTCLSQFTIDLTEKAKKGLLPKVIHRDNEIDRAIITLSRKTKSNPLLVGEPGVGKTAIVEGIANRISQGFTLPHMAEKRIVQLQFGLLIAGTKFRGQFEERLTKLIDEIITAGNIILVIDEAHMLIGAGAGDGSIDAANLLKPALSRGEIQCIAITTPKEYKKHFEKDMALSRRFHTIYVDEPSDSDTLKILNGISSTYGEFHNVEYTPEAINLASKLERMQRIEKQFSEIFEAKREEETKEDEESSRTYLEVNSEGDAPESKDPGNKRLILGQVKPEHVAEVMSIWTGIPLKKLSRGEMEIIRHMEDDIHKMVIGQDEAVKNVCKAIRRAKTNIKNPHRPIGSFLFCGPPGVGKSEVARSLTKYLFAKENLIRIDMSEYKEPHSISRILGSPPGYKGHDTGGQLTEKVKNNPYSVVMFDEIEKAHHDVLNILLQILEDGKLTDAKNQTVSFKNTIIIMTSNTGSNVIQRSSKGVHTFGFTVEKNDSSDYLKIKALVMEELKSHFLPELINRIDDVILFKPLSDEEMREIAKLMLNELTSRANAAGILIEIDNTFTEHILKLPRDDKCGARPLRRIITSVLEDKLADLVISENFDSKTTYVVSVNKEGEVKIHPKEEFESYASLGAQTIDFDAPGDIDHIPGDENPDS, from the exons ATGAAACCTATGTATAGCGTAATTAATATTCTACtaatatttcaaataaatatttttgtatcaGTTTATCGCattaattgttttaaaaattttaatggtAGAAGTAAAATTTCTGAACAATTTGGTTTTTGTAAAAGTAGTATATCGCAATCTTCAACTAACTCTTTTCACTCTCATCCGTACCGTGATAGTCGCCTATATTTAGATTTTCATAACTTTAGCGACAATGCAATTAAGGTTTTAATGTTATCTCTAGAGGAAGCCAGACAATCTAAGCATCCAAACGTGGAATCGTCACACATATTTCAAGGGTTGGTGTGCTTGAGCCAGGGGCTCGCCTTCAAGGTATTGAAAGAATTTGGAGTTACCGCCAATTCAGCCAGGGAAGCCACAATGTCCACATTCCCAATCGatg AGTCGAAGAGGCAGAGAGGGATTCCCACGTTTTCTCCCTCGGCAAAGACTGCATTAGAGCATTCATCTTCGGAGGCTGAAAGGCTGGGAAACTCGACAATAGAGACTGAGCATTTGCTTTTGGGAGTGTTGAACGACAAAAGTGGAGAGATGGCGACCTTCTACAAGCATTTGAAACTTGATGTGCCGCTGGTAATTGATACCACGATTCGCACgatcaataaaataaaggagtTGAACGAGGCCAGTGTGCTCAACAATTCCGCAGATGAGCACACCCCAAATTATGTGTATCTGTCACCGTCGCTAAAGCATGATGAGTCGTCCAACACCTGTCTTTCTCAGTTCACCATTGACCTGACTGAGAAGGCCAAGAAGGGGTTGTTGCCCAAAGTGATTCACAGGGACAACGAAATAGATAGAGCAATCATAACACTATCCAGGAAGACAAAGAGTAATCCGCTACTGGTGGGTGAGCCAGGAGTAGGAAAGACGGCAATAGTTGAG GGAATCGCAAACAGAATATCGCAAGGATTCACACTGCCGCACATGGCAGAGAAGAGAATCGTACAGCTGCAGTTTGGATTGCTGATAGCTGGAACCAAGTTCAGGGGCCAGTTTGAAGAAAGGCTGACAAAGCTGATTGATGAAATAATAACAGCAGGGAACATCATATTGGTAATTGACGAGGCGCACATGCTCATAG GGGCCGGAGCAGGAGACGGGTCGATTGACGCAGCGAATTTGCTTAAGCCAGCCCTTTCTCGAGGAGAAATACAGTGCATAGCAATTACAACGCCGAAAGAATACAAAAAGCACTTTGAAAAG gATATGGCGCTGTCTAGAAGGTTTCATACAATCTATGTTGATGAGCCTAGTGACTCGGACACACTAAAGATTCTGAATGGAATAAGTTCGACCTATGGCGAGTTCCACAATGTAGAATACACGCCAGAGGCAATAAACCTAGCGAGTAAGTTGGAGAGAATGCAGAGGAttgaaaaacaatttagtGAAATATTCGAAGCA AAGAGGGAGGAAGAGACtaaggaagatgaagagtCAAGTCGAACCTACCTGGAGGTTAATAGTGAAGGAGACGCGCCTGAATCTAAGGACCCGGGGAATAAAAGACTCATTTTGGGGCAGGTGAAGCCGGAGCACGTAGCAGA GGTGATGTCAATCTGGACTGGAATAccgctgaagaagctgagcagGGGAGAAATGGAAATCATACGCCACATGGAGGACgatatacataaaatggTTATAGGGCAGGACGAGGCAGTTAAGAACGTGTGCAAGGCGATACGAAGGGCAAAAACTAACATAAAGAACCCTCACAGGCCAATAGGAAGCTTCCTGTTCTGTGGGCCCCCAGGGGTAGGCAAGTCGGAAGTCGCAAGGTCCCTGACAAAGTACCTCTTCGCAAAGGAAAACCTCATCAGAATCGACATGTCGGAGTACAAGGAGCCTCACAGCATTAGCAGGATCCTGGGGAGTCCGCCGGGCTACAAGGGCCACGACACGGGCGGCCAGCTGACGGAGAAGGTGAAAAACAACCCGTACTCAGTCGTGATGTTCGACGAGATCGAAAAGGCGCACCACGACGTGCTGAACATCCTGCTGCAGATTCTCGAGGACGGGAAGCTGACGGACGCGAAGAACCAGACGGTGTCCTTCAAGAATACCATAATCATCATGACCAGCAACACGGGCTCGAACGTGATTCAGCGCTCCTCGAAAGGAGTGCACACGTTCGGATTCACGGTTGAGAAGAACGACTCCTCGGACTACCTGAAGATAAAGGCCCTGGTgatggaggagctgaagtCGCACTTTCTGCCGGAGCTCATAAACAGGATAGACGACGTCATACTCTTTAAGCCGCTTTCGGACGAGGAGATGAGGGAGATCGCAAAACTGATGCTAAACGAGTTGACGTCGAGGGCCAACGCGGCCGGCATCCTCATCGAGATCGACAACACCTTCACGGAGCACATCCTGAAGCTGCCGAGGGACGACAAGTGCGGAGCCAGGCCCCTGAG GCGAATAATCACGTCGGTGCTGGAAGACAAGTTGGCGGACCTTGTGATATCGGAGAACTTCGACAGCAAGACCACGTACGTCGTGTCGGTCAACAAGGAAGGCGAGGTTAAGATTCATCCCAAGGAGGAATTCGAGTCCTATGCCAGCTTGGGCGCCCAGACCATAGACTTTGACGCCCCCGGCGATATAGATCACATTCCTGGCGATGAGAACCCCGAcagttaa
- a CDS encoding pentatricopeptide repeat containing protein, translated as MNQITSHIHSLPSSEDEHNKALTEGNNINPPEYLGNNDAHINSNDYLSSNGDAGATPGEVTEEDVWKMKAAISQNSTLGIDWVNTLKTLQTSPYCTVSPLTIAYNSALSAAERNCNADLSLSIIEDMKKSSEKVLDAVSYKIAIMTCVKCNRVEDALRLKDELMESGFNIDHGTIRSLLWLLSHNGYGHEALKLFEILKKLCELCKHDKGLVQADYLNTIESCLLSNMYEDSVDMYDKLKKSPNYKLDSKSFKTLLELAYSTSDSDLCKELYSQAVKEKSFELTNYHYKLIVRTLLMNGNLDVVHTIWKNLMNEPNLFDTALLQLFLESYSTSGDFKNSYELLLLMDKEMLLRSSQPYLLAIKSCEKCGEWNLAIKILRMAQHKLNKNDIRMYNAVLAVCLVAKEWDAMASIYKEIFKDSGSTMGQDQLKHSDLVPNGDTIAYLLISFYHIDDQPMIKSLLSIPVVDTPLLSKIRKSLKQ; from the exons TTGAATCAAATCACATCGCACATACAttctcttccttcttctgaAGATGAACATAATAAAGCTTTAACAGAAGgcaataatataaatccACCAGAGTATCTAGGCAATAATGATGCTCATATTAATTCTAATGATTACTTAAGTTCTAACGGTGATGCTGGAGCCACACCGGGCGAAGTTACTGAAGAAGACGTGTGGAAAATGAAGGCCGCAATCTCACAGAATTCTACATTGGGCATAGACTGGGTTAATACACTGAAAACTTTGCAAACATCACCCTATTGCA cTGTAAGTCCACTGACGATTGCATACAATTCAGCACTGTCAGCTGCAGAAAGGAACTGTAACGCAGATCTATCTCTCAGCATTATTGAAGATATGAAGAAAAGTAGTGAAAAGGTTCTCGACGCTGTTAGCTATAAGATCGCAATTATGACATGCGTAAAGTGTAATCGTGTAGAAGATGCACTGAGGTTAAAGGACGAACTCATGGAAAGTGGCTTCAACATCGATCATGGCACAATAAGAAGTCTTTTATGGCTATTATCCCATAATGGATACGGCCACGAGGCACTTAAGCTGTTTGAAATACTAAAAAAGTTGTGTGAGCTGTGTAAACACGATAAAGGACTAGTACAAGCAGATTATCTGAACACTATTGAATCCTGTCTGCTGTCGAATATGTATGAAGACTCAGTCGATATGTACGATAAGCTGAAGAAATCGccaaattataaattggaCTCTAAATCATTTAAAACGTTGTTAGAATTGGCATATAGCACCTCGGATTCAGACTTATGCAAAGAGTTATACTCCCAGGCAGTTAAAGAGAAATCGTTTGAACTTACTAATTACCATTATAAGCTGATCGTGAGAACTCTGCTGATGAATGGAAATCTTGATGTGGTACACACAATTTGGAAAAACCTAATGAATGAGCCTAATTTGTTTGACACAGCGCTGCTTCAACTGTTTCTGGAAAGCTACTCTACTTCGGGGGATTTTAAAAACTCATACGaattgttgttgttgatgGATAAGGAGATGTTGTTAAGGTCCTCTCAGCCTTATTTACTAGCAATCAAGTCCTGTGAGAAGTGCGGAGAGTGGAATCTTGCAATAAAGATACTCAGGATGGCTCAACATAAACTGAacaaaaatgatataaGGATGTATAACGCTGTTTTAGCAGTTTGCCTGGTGGCAAAGGAATGGGATGCCATGGCGTCAATTTATAAGGAAATTTTTAAGGATTCTGGATCAACAATGGGTCAAGATCAGTTGAAACACAGTGATTTGGTCCCAAATGGAGATACAATAGCATATCTgttaatatcattttacCATATTGATGATCAACCGATGATAAAGTCGCTCCTGTCAATCCCAGTCGTTGACACTCCACTGCTTTCTAAAATTAGAAAAtcattaaaacaataa
- a CDS encoding predicted protein, producing the protein MLNTHLDNENPILHKHSNKTYLPTDGDDVPLGDSKYDLELGDSSNLGVYYSDCGLPSKTGSDLLDYSNDYESFDEEVLVKVVYIL; encoded by the coding sequence atgttaaacacacatttagATAATGAAAATCCCattttacataaacatTCTAACAAGACTTATCTACCAACTGACGGTGACGATGTACCTCTCGGAGATAGTAAATATGACCTAGAACTAGGGGATTCCTCTAACCTAGGAGTCTATTACAGCGATTGTGGACTTCCCAGTAAAACTGGTTCTGATCTTCTTGATTATTCAAACGATTACGAGTCGTTCGATGAAGAGGTATTGGTGAAGGttgtttatatactttAA
- a CDS encoding uncharacterized protein (protein of unknown function DUF250 domain containing protein) has protein sequence MADKNLNSHSESFYVDSTKTFSKDATIVEEVLGKKELEYSFEATKLSKPIEVLTTTDSNASDLQESYNSSSQTSNEVHNKSEETEFLLIDDSEFPLNVDEKVVLLSEPTHQDRRSLFSLFGYEFSLKLCFYMIIFVLTNTAQPLLIVLLKKNGGTPKGTYTFLLPTYLAMVCVGFYPTKKTIFQENWKYPILLSLLDLLHQVIEKAGLIYCGPSIYSIASSTNTLFLALFSKVVLKQTVTSLTWLSVSLISFSLAMSGFVQIDYIDSQHILGFMLVTLASLVSALNSIIGESLLKQEKIEGPNLVCMMGLTSLSVFSAWSVLWTFPKRRKLFATDADLNPFDLKNVVSILLALLLSNFGRSSVYYYIIKNCGSVCCGVLKALRIFLIILMDHYLFNFIDGGQKLSLGKFIAALICTVGVISYSIDRSDHQFKNKSE, from the exons ATGGCTGACAAGAATTTGAATTCGCATTCAGAATCTTTCTATGTAGATTCCACCAAAACATTTTCCAAAGATGCAACTATTGTGGAAGAAGTTCTTGGGAAAAAAGAGTTGGAATATTCTTTCGAAGCTACTAAATTAAGTAAACCTATAGAGGTTTTAACTACTACGGATTCCAACGCCTCAGACTTGCAGGAATCCTACAATTCGTCCTCTCAGACCTCAAACGAAGTTCATAATAAATCAGAGGAAACTGAGTTTTTGCTAATTGACGATTCAGAATTTCCTTTAAATGTCGATGAAAAAGTTGTTTTATTGAGTGAACCTACACATCAAGACAGGCGCTCACTATTCTCGCTGTTTGGCTACGAATTCTCACTAAAACTCTGCTTTTATATGATCATTTTCGTCCTTACGAATACGGCGCAGCCATTGCTG ATTGTCTTACTGAAGAAGAACGGAGGGACGCCG AAGGgaacttacacatttctgCTACCTACCTACCTCGCTATGGTCTGCGTTGGATTCTATCCGACAAAGAAGACGATCTT CCAAGAAAACTGGAAGTACCCGATTCTACTATCTTTGTTGGACTTACTACACCAGGTTATCGAGAAGG CTGGCCTGATTTACTGTGGACCCTCAATTTACTCGATCGCATCAAGCACGAATACTCTGTTTCTCGCGCTGTTTTCTAAGGTTGTCCTCAAGCAGACGGTAACGAGTCTCACCTGGCTTTCGGTTTCACTCATTTCCTTTTCGCTTGCAATGAGCGGATTCGTACAAATAGACTACATCGACTCGCAACACATTCTCGGATTTATGCTCGTGACCTTGGCATCGCTGGTG AGTGCACTCAACTCCATAATTGGCGAGTCGTTGCTGAAGCAAGAGAAGATAGAAGGCCCTAATTTGGTGTGTATGATGGG atTGACCTCCCTCTCAGTATTCTCGGCCTGGTCGGTCTTGTGGACATTTCCGAAGCGGCGCAAGCTCTTTGCGACGGACGCGGACCTCAACCCGTTTGACCTGAAG AACGTTGTGAGCATTTTGCTGGCGCTTCTCCTGTCGAACTTCGGAAGGTCGTCCGTATACTACTACATCATCAAGAACTGTGGATCGGTGTGTTGCGGAGTGCTTAAGGCGCTGAGAATCTTCTTGATCATCTTGATGGATCACTACCTGTTCAATTTCATAGACGGCGGACAGAAGTTGTCACTTGGGAAGTTCATAGCTGCACTGATC TGTACAGTTGGAGTCATTTCTTACTCCATCGACAGATCGGACCATCAGTTTAAGAATAAATCAGAATAA
- a CDS encoding vacuolar protein sorting: protein MGNSDYDLGELLMVLGDLHVPQRSLFLPPCFKRLLKTDKIKRVVCTGNVGSEDMLDLLKDISPTLYIVQGDYDSDFKHPETLTFSVGDLKIGVINGYQVPIWNNKDMLLKVAVDMNVDILVYGHTHMSDISKYGGKIFVNPGSATGCFQPWQPNSTPTFMLMAIHGSKIVIYVYEEHDGEAQVIMSELDNVESSGVKASNSAESPLPTPKNSQNSAES, encoded by the exons ATGGGCAACAGTGATTATGATTTGGGGGAGCTTCTGATGGTTCTTGGGGACCTCCACGTCCCTCAACGCTCTCTCTTTCTTCCTCCCTGTTTCAAGCGCCTTCTCAAGACCGACAAGATTAAAAGGGTCGTTTGCACGGGGAATGTCGGTTCCGAGGACATGCTGGACCTTTTGAAGGACATTTCTCCCACCCTTTACATCGTTCAGGGCGACTATGATTCCGACTTCAAGCATCCGGAAACCCTCACATTCTCAGTAG GCGATCTCAAAATTGGTGTCATCAACGGGTACCAGGTGCCGATTTGGAACAACAAGGACATGCTGCTCAAGGTCGCCGTCGATATGAACGTGGACATTCTAGTCTACGGCCACACCCACATGAGTGACATTTCAAAGTACGGCGGCAAGATTTTTGTCAACCCTGGGTCCGCAACAGGCTGCTTCCAGCCTTGGCAGCCCAACTCGACTCCCACCTTTATGCTCATGGCCATTCACGGCTCAAAgattgtaatatatgtttatgaGGAGCACGACGGCGAGGCTCAGGTGATCATGAGTGAGCTCGACAACGTTGAGTCCTCTGGCGTTAAGGCCTCAAACTCCGCTGAGTCGCCCCTTCCGACCCCTAAAAACTCGCAGAACTCCGCTGAGTCTTGA